Sequence from the Flavobacterium sp. J372 genome:
TTGCAATACGTATGTTTAACCTTCAGGGAACATCTGATGAATATTTTCAGGAGATTGAAGACAAACTTACAGAAGAAACAGACTATGTGCTGGAATTGCAGCAGAGTGAGTTTGTGAGAAAGGCATGTGCCGGTATTCCTAACCTAAAATTTCCGCAGTATTATACTGAACTGTCTTGTGAAAAGATCATCACAATGGACTGGATGGACGGAATTCATCTGTCTGAATTTTGTAAAACAGAGATGTCTCAGGAAAAGCGAGATAAAGTTGGGCAGGCACTGTTCAATTTTTACATGTTCCAAATCCATAATTTAAAATATTTCCATGCAGACCCTCACCCGGGGAATTTCCTTGTTGGAGACGACGGTTCGCTTGTAACTATTGATTTCGGGTGCATGAAAAAGATTCCCGATTCATTTTACATACCTTATTTTGAGCTGGCACGTAAGGAGAGCCTGGAAGACCCGGTTTTCTTCGAACGAAAGATGTACGAACTTGAAATTTTGCGCAAAGATGATTCCCCGAAAGATATAGCGTTTTTCACGGCTTTGTTTAATGAATTGCTCAGCGTTTTTACACAACCACTGCAACATGAGTGGTTTGATTTTTCAAACCCTAAGTTTATGAACGAGGTAGCGGCTTTGAGCGAAAAGCTTGCTAATGATAAAATATTGCGCAAGATGAACGGTAATCGCGGCTCTAAGCATTTTATATATGTAAACCGTACTTTCTTCGGGTTGTACAGCCTGCTTTCAGACCTGAAAGCTAATGTGAAGATAAATGACTATGAGCAATACCATGCACAAGGGCAACAAGAGTTATCTGCCGTCTAAGCTATGTACTGCTTGCGGGCGCGAATTTTCCTGGCGCAAGAAATGGGAAAAAATTGGGATGAGGTTAAGTACTGCAGTGATAAATGCAGAAAAACTAAATGATTTGTAATAGCCACGGATGATATATTCGTGGTTTTTTATTTCTAAACAAAAGTTACGCATATGACTTATCAAGCTTAATTTCATTTTAAAGTATATAGTGTTTAATTTTTATCATAATGCTTTGATTTTTTATAGTTTAGCGGTTCAAATCAAACACTATGAAAGCAATTCTAAAACTACTTGTTTTATTTATTTTCGTTCAGGCAAATTCACAAAACCTTCTTC
This genomic interval carries:
- a CDS encoding AarF/ABC1/UbiB kinase family protein — its product is MKRLDSIPTKKIDRVAKLVTTGVKVGGNYLKYYGGKIVNPELTKDTLHENNAADIYDGLKELKGSALKVAQMLSMEKNLLPQSYVEKFSLSQFSVPPLSAPLVIKTFKKYFGAEPHQIFDEFSPDSINAASIGQVHKAKKDGKQLAVKIQYPGVRESISTDIAIVKPIAIRMFNLQGTSDEYFQEIEDKLTEETDYVLELQQSEFVRKACAGIPNLKFPQYYTELSCEKIITMDWMDGIHLSEFCKTEMSQEKRDKVGQALFNFYMFQIHNLKYFHADPHPGNFLVGDDGSLVTIDFGCMKKIPDSFYIPYFELARKESLEDPVFFERKMYELEILRKDDSPKDIAFFTALFNELLSVFTQPLQHEWFDFSNPKFMNEVAALSEKLANDKILRKMNGNRGSKHFIYVNRTFFGLYSLLSDLKANVKINDYEQYHAQGQQELSAV
- a CDS encoding DUF2256 domain-containing protein, with the protein product MHKGNKSYLPSKLCTACGREFSWRKKWEKIGMRLSTAVINAEKLNDL